A portion of the Candida dubliniensis CD36 chromosome R, complete sequence genome contains these proteins:
- a CDS encoding leucine rich repeat domain protein, putative, giving the protein MGIFSSLDASIDGDEYIQKLATYIRKNEESLANGLLCFSKIQENQSNLNKIKPLRLSFTLHHLYYIIERIDRSSLDVDVGPLNIKSDNPNHEPTFISFMANKSKSLNGHFDSDNRSITSIDSVRSIVSNASFYWRSFRVSKDPKVINKDIKYLYSSFTKIPCLIFNPKTKINTISSYEEYPCDTSIPIQMFKNLQVLEIIDYDPNEIFGWHILSEQLRILIIRKANITSIEEVMFQLVEDDSLGRQSFNSTSSSLSSFNSTGISRANTITTTTTATATATTTATTTTTTTTTTNSTIPENASFYNNKFRAKKPYTNGLERITSRHSTGRNKSTSVSASASASSSSSTSRHDTRWSLLKQLTISETSISNINRQSFKNLTNLVKLNLSNNLLQSVPQGLEQLINLRYLNLADNKITNLKGVENLISLIKLDIRKNPINNLQPLIKLATKTHYQVYISSTSALASASTLASTSTLASTLAFSSSSSSSIPIDSMKLLELEISLRQKIKKHQSLSQNVISTSNYNSSKLKSNSNPKLQLQLSSTSKPHNNNNNNNNNNNNNNNNGDFNNTNNITTSSSSSSSSNIGSVNNSPDKSNINININSNSNSNSNSNSNSNSNSNSNSNSNFNSNSNNQNSTNINNSLSSKSILTNTNNNSSPSFETTIDKKPTTTTTTTTTTTTTTTSGTKSPRFSSQFMHHLNDSNNSIPSNNSIKRSTTSTTTSSTLIDHEHNHNNNNNSNNGNTNTNSNSNSNSAAPNIVTTVQVTVHMSS; this is encoded by the coding sequence atggGAATATTCAGTAGTCTAGACGCCTCCATAGATGGAGatgaatatattcaaaaattagCCACTTATATACGTAAAAATGAGGAATCATTAGCCAATGGATTATTATGTTTTAGTAAAATTcaagaaaatcaatcaaatttaaataaaatcaaaccaTTAAGATTAAGTTTCACTTTGCatcatttatattatattattgaaagaattgataGATCATCATtagatgttgatgttggtcctttaaatattaaatcaGATAATCCAAATCATGAACCAACATTTATATCATTTATGGCtaataaatctaaatcattaaatggTCATTTTGATAGTGATAATAGATCAATaacttcaattgattcagtTAGATCTATTGTTTCTAATGCATCATTTTATTGGCGATCATTTAGAGTTAGTAAAGATCCTAAAGTTATtaataaagatattaaatatttatattcttcATTCACAAAAATTccttgtttaatttttaatcctaaaacaaaaattaatacCATTAGTTCTTATGAAGAATATCCTTGTGATACTTCTATACCAATTCAAatgtttaaaaatttacaagTTTTAGAAATTATAGATTATGATcctaatgaaatttttggTTGGCATATATTAAGTGAACAATTAagaatattaattattcGTAAAGCTAATATTACTAGTATTGAAGAAGTAATGTTTCAATTAGTAGAAGATGATTCATTAGGTAGACAAAGTTTtaattcaacttcttcatcattatcatcatttaattctACTGGTATTAGTCGTGCTaatactattactactactactactgctactgctactgctactactactgctactacaactactactactactaccactacaAATTCTACTATTCCTGAAAATGCATcattttataataataaatttagaGCCAAAAAACCTTATACTAATGGTTTAGAAAGGATAACATCTCGTCATAGTACAGGAAGAAATAAATCTACTTCCGTTTCAGCTTCAGCTTcagcttcttcttcttcatcaacttcTCGTCATGATACAAGATGGTCtttattaaaacaattgacaATTTCAGAAACTTCAATATCTAATATTAATCGACaatcatttaaaaatttaactaatttagtgaaattaaatttatcaaataatttattacaaTCAGTTCCTCAAGGTTTAgaacaattaattaatcttagatatttgaatttagctgataataaaataactAATTTAAAAGGAGTGGaaaatttaatatcattaataaaactTGATATAAGGAAAAATcctattaataatttacaaCCATTAATTAAACTTGCCACTAAAACTCATTATCaagtatatatatcatcaacatcgGCATTGGCATCGGCATCAACATTGGCATCAACATCGACATTGGCATCGACATTGgcattttcttcttcttcttcatcatcaattccGATAGATTCTatgaaattattggaattggaaATTAGTTTACgtcaaaaaattaaaaaacaTCAATCATTATCACAAAATGTAATATCAACTAGTAATTATAATTCactgaaattgaaactgaATCTGAATCCAAaattacaattacaattacTGTCAACTTCAAAACCacacaataataataataataataataataataataataataataataataatggggatttcaataataccaataatataactactagtagtagtagtagtagtagtagtaatattGGTTCTGTGAATAATTCTCCAGATAAATcaaacatcaacatcaacatcaactcCAACTCCAATTCtaattccaattccaattccaattccaattccaattctaattctaattctaattctaattttaattctaattccaataatcaaaattcaaccaatatcaacaactcACTTTCTTCAAAACTGATATtgacaaatacaaataataattcttctcCTTCTTTTGAAACCACCATTGATAAAAAACctacaactacaactacaactacaaccaccaccacaaccaccaccacttcTGGTACGAAAAGTCCGAGATTTTCACTGCAATTCATGCatcatttaaatgattctaataattcaattccttcaaataattcaattaaacgatcaacaacatcaacaacaacatcatcaaccTTAATTGATCATGAACATAAccacaacaataacaacaatagcaacaatggtaatactaatactaatagcaatagtaatagtaatagtgCTGCTCCTAATATTGTTACAACGGTTCAAGTTACAGTTCATATGAGTTCATaa
- a CDS encoding beta-D-glucoside glucohydrolase, putative (Similar to S. cerevisiae BGL2): MSFAEKVNLTTGTGWGSGPCVGNTGSVPRLGIPNLCLQDGPNGVRFTDFVTHFPSGLATGATFNKGLMYLRGKAMGKEHKKKGVHIALGPVIGPMGLKAAAGRNWESFGADPYLQGIGGAATVEGLQDEGVIATARHLVGNEQEHFRQVGEWDENDWDRLQCSLSANIGDRAMHEIYLWPFANVVRAGVGSVMCAYNRINNTYACENSYLLNYLLKAELSFQGFVVSDWGAQHTGVSSVLAGLDMTMPGEVFDDWLTGKSYWGPLLTRAVYNGTISQERLNDMVMRILAPFFALENVQLPSEDDIPNFSSWTHHTYGQEFPYQHYGPIVQKNWHVEARSEFSDNTALTVAREAIVLLKNSGHNLPIDKNDGVRRLFISGQGAGPDSKGFNCKDQRCVNGVLTSGWGSAAVGNPFVITPYEAIARKARERGIVVDYCRDNWDCETNADLADYADLSIVFVNSFSGEGYVYLEKNFGDRQNLSLWHNGDELIEKIADKCHKTVVVVSSTGPVNMERWIEHDNVVAVVFAPPLGQFVGQAIADVLFGDVNPSGKLPFTIARKRQHYVPIIDDLTAGDMEPQDNFDRDIYLDYRFFDKHNIKPRFEFGYGLSFTNFKISNLKINEINPPSEYLPYPMEYLPIIKTVEDDVCDPEDALFPHDDFDPNPGYIYPYLYNENVRSIDEEDTFEYPGDYNPDQATSPPLAGGTLGGNPALWEVLYEVSVEIQNVGKIKGGYVSQLYIEFPSTLLISPPKVLRGFEKVFLESGKSTKIYFNILHRDLSIWDSESQQWIIQTGTYKIYISSTSRRVELCGEIDIGC, translated from the coding sequence ATGTCATTTGCTGAAAAAGTCAATTTGACAACAGGCACTGGATGGGGGTCAGGTCCTTGTGTTGGTAATACTGGCAGTGTTCCAAGATTAGGAATCCCCAATCTTTGTCTTCAAGATGGTCCTAATGGAGTTCGATTTACTGATTTTGTCACACATTTCCCATCAGGATTAGCAACTGGTGCCACATTTAATAAAGGATTAATGTATCTTCGTGGAAAAGCTATGGGCAAAGAACATAAGAAAAAGGGAGTCCATATCGCCTTGGGTCCAGTGATTGGTCCCATGGGATTGAAAGCAGCAGCAGGTCGTAACTGGGAGTCATTTGGTGCTGATCCATATTTGCAAGGAATTGGTGGTGCTGCCACAGTTGAAGGATTACAGGATGAAGGTGTAATAGCAACAGCAAGACATTTAGTTGGTAACGAACAAGAACATTTTCGACAAGTTGGAGAATGGGATGAAAATGACTGGGATCGTCTTCAATGTTCACTTAGTGCCAATATCGGTGATAGAGCAATGCACGAGATTTATCTTTGGCCATTTGCTAATGTTGTTAGAGCGGGAGTAGGCAGTGTAATGTGTGCCTATAACCGTATCAACAATACTTATGCTTGTGAAAACTCgtatttgttgaattatcTATTGAAAGCCGAATTGTCATTCCAAGGATTTGTAGTATCTGATTGGGGGGCTCAACATACTGGGGTCAGTTCTGTACTTGCTGGACTAGATATGACAATGCCTGGAGAAGTGTTTGACGATTGGCTAACGGGGAAATCTTATTGGGGTCCATTATTGACTCGTGCTGTGTACAATGGTACCATTAGTCAAGAGCGATTAAACGATATGGTAATGAGAATATTGGCTCCCTTTTTCGCTCTTGAGAATGTTCAATTACCACTGGAAGATGATATACCTAATTTTAGCTCATGGACTCATCATACATATGGCCAAGAGTTTCCTTATCAACATTATGGTCCCATAGTGCAAAAAAACTGGCATGTGGAAGCTCGTTCTGAATTTAGTGATAATACTGCATTGACAGTGGCAAGAGAAGCCATTGTTTTACTTAAAAATAGTGGACACAATTTaccaattgataaaaatgatgGGGTGAGACGACTCTTCATATCGGGACAAGGTGCTGGACCGGACTCTAAGGGGTTTAATTGCAAAGACCAGAGATGTGTAAATGGTGTATTGACAAGTGGTTGGGGGTCAGCAGCTGTTGGGAATCCATTTGTAATCACCCCCTATGAGGCAATAGCCCGAAAGGCCAGAGAACGAGgcattgttgttgattattgtCGTGATAACTGGGATTGTGAAACTAATGCTGATTTAGCCGATTATGCTGATCTATCAATTGTGTTTgtcaattcattttctgGTGAAGGATATGTGtatcttgaaaaaaattttggaGATAGACAAAACTTGTCGTTATGGCATAATGGagatgaattgattgaaaaaattgctGATAAATGTCATAAAACagtggttgttgtttcatCAACGGGGCCGGTTAATATGGAACGATGGATTGAACATGACAATGTTGTTGCAGTAGTATTTGCACCACCTTTAGGGCAATTTGTTGGTCAGGCCATTGCTGATGTATTATTTGGTGATGTTAATCCTTCAGGGAAATTACCATTTACTATAGCTCGGAAAAGACAACATTATGTGccaattattgatgatttaactGCTGGTGATATGGAACCTCAAGATAATTTTGATCGAGATATTTATTTAGATTATCGATTTTTCGATAAACATAATATTAAACCTCgatttgaatttggatATGGATTATCTTTtaccaatttcaaaatttccaatttaaaGATCAATGAAATCAATCCACCTTCGGAATATTTGCCTTATCCTATGGAATATTTaccaattattaaaactGTGGAAGATGATGTTTGTGATCCTGAAGATGCATTATTCCCtcatgatgattttgatcCTAATCCTGGGTATATATATccatatttatataatgaGAATGTGCGACtgattgatgaagaagatacTTTTGAATATCCTGGAGATTATAATCCTGATCAAGCAACGTCACCTCCATTAGCTGGTGGTACTCTTGGTGGTAATCCTGCCTTATGGGAAGTTTTATATGAAGTTAGTGTTGAAATCCAAAATGTTGGTAAAATCAAAGGAGGATATGTGAGTCAATTATATATTGAATTTCCTAGTacattattaatatcacCACCTAAAGTATTACGaggatttgaaaaagtGTTTTTAGAATCAGggaaatcaacaaaaatatatttcaatattttacATCGAGATTTAAGTATATGGGATTCTGAATCTCAACAATGGATTATACAAACGGGGACttataaaatatatatttcttcAACTAGTCGACGGGTTGAATTATGTGgagaaattgatattggGTGTTAA
- a CDS encoding conserved hypothetical protein (spliced gene) produces MATTPEVTYSNDRRNHPRNRFAWVRRLMQGQNRTAMNNHTNRRTSNNNTNTNNNSNDTHNNNYTNVNRSRHSNRQSSQSRNRPVSNRNQDNIPNTELVENHDNNPTQQEQLEQENNINNVDNEDEGEEGNSLDVMSDQISDNVSTTPLKSIVSSQSTKSPSILSGDALNDQTSLIASTAETSLAPSVQTPTNYTFLPTITTSLTSTTSSSSTTTTTTNTTTNNNNNSNNNNNNNNNAAIVNNNNNNNTILPITFNASIGGQDRDSESIVTLASSTRRIRRRSIDTNCSTTGIPPASIMETLSVHPGGGTNASTYANSIKTSNDDQSFFEESRGP; encoded by the exons ATGGCTACTACACCTGAAG tgACTTATTCCAATGACAGACGTAATCACCCCCGAAATAGATTTGCTTGGGTTAGAAGATTGATGCAAGGTCAAAATAGAACTGCTATGAATAACCATACCAACAGAAGAAcatctaataataacacTAATACTAATAACAATAGCAATGATACccataacaacaactacacCAACGTGAACAGATCTCGACATTCCAATAGACAATCTTCCCAGTCAAGAAATAGACCCGTATCAAACAGAAACCAAGATAATATCCCCAATACAGAGTTGGTTGAAAATCACGATAACAATCCAActcaacaagaacaacttgaacaagaaaacaacatcaacaatgTGGACAATGAGGATGAAGGGGAAGAAGGAAATTCATTAGATGTGATGAGTGATCAGATCAGTGATAATGTTAGTACAACTccattgaaatcaataGTGTCAAGCCAGTCTACAAAATCTCCATCTATATTGAGTGGCGATGCTCTTAATGATCAGACTTCTTTGATTGCATCAACAGCAGAGACTTCATTAGCTCCAAGTGTACAAACTCCAACTAATTATACCTTTCTTCCCACAATTACTACTAGTCTAACTAGCACCACATCGTCTTCATCgactactactacaacaacaaataccaccaccaataacaacaacaacagcaacaacaacaacaacaacaataacaatgcTGCGattgttaataataacaacaacaataatacgATTTTGCCAATTACATTCAACGCAAGTATAGGTGGTCAGGACCGTGATAGTGAGTCAATAGTGACGTTAGCTAGTTCTACGAGAAgaataagaagaagaagtattGATACCAATTGTAGCACTACAGGTATCCCGCCAGCTTCAATTATGGAAACATTGAGTGTTCATCCTGGTGGTGGTACTAATGCTAGTACTTATGCTAATAGTATTAAAACCAGTAATGATGACCAAAGTTTCTTTGAGGAATCTCGAGGTCCTTAA